A region of Alteromonadaceae bacterium 2753L.S.0a.02 DNA encodes the following proteins:
- a CDS encoding polyisoprenoid-binding protein YceI, with protein sequence MLKKLCYSIAPVVFAMGLSAAPVVQADDYVIDTKGAHAFVQFRVKHLGYSWLYGRFNEFSGQFTYDPKKPESNSIEVTVDMTSLDTNHAERDTHLAGAKYLNFDKYKSASFKSTKYTPTGDNTAKLTGDLTMFGVTKPITIDVEHIGGGKDPWGGYREGFEGRAVITPKDFGLDMAKKLGPAAAQVELMLTFEGIKK encoded by the coding sequence ATGTTAAAGAAACTGTGTTATTCAATCGCGCCAGTGGTCTTCGCGATGGGATTAAGCGCTGCACCCGTGGTACAAGCGGACGATTACGTAATAGATACCAAAGGCGCCCATGCTTTTGTGCAGTTTCGGGTAAAGCATTTGGGGTATAGCTGGTTGTATGGTCGCTTTAATGAATTTTCCGGTCAGTTTACTTACGACCCTAAAAAACCGGAAAGCAACAGTATCGAAGTGACTGTTGATATGACCAGTCTCGATACCAATCACGCGGAACGCGATACGCATTTGGCTGGTGCCAAGTACCTGAATTTCGACAAGTATAAAAGCGCGAGCTTTAAAAGCACTAAGTACACGCCCACTGGCGACAACACAGCGAAACTTACCGGTGATTTAACGATGTTCGGTGTGACCAAGCCGATAACAATTGATGTTGAACATATCGGTGGTGGTAAAGACCCTTGGGGAGGCTATCGAGAGGGATTTGAAGGTCGAGCTGTGATTACACCAAAAGACTTTGGGCTGGACATGGCAAAAAAATTGGGTCCTGCAGCAGCACAAGTGGAACTTATGTTGACCTTTGAGGGTATAAAGAAATAG
- a CDS encoding cytochrome b561, whose amino-acid sequence MLRNSEQNYGWLTIAIHWVTAVTVVGLFTLGLWMKSLDYYDPAYRLAPEWHKSIGVLLVVLTLFRLVWRFKSGVPRELNTHKAWEIVIAKLVHWYLYAAIISMFFSGYLITTAKGQSLEIFWSLSIPAVITGVDSLEYVAEEVHEVSAYSIIAIAALHALAALKHHFLDKDMTLKRMLGKGMPRN is encoded by the coding sequence ATGCTGCGTAATTCCGAGCAAAATTATGGATGGTTAACCATTGCCATCCACTGGGTAACGGCCGTAACTGTTGTTGGTTTATTTACGCTTGGGCTTTGGATGAAAAGCCTGGACTATTACGACCCAGCCTATCGTCTGGCACCAGAATGGCACAAAAGTATTGGCGTGTTATTAGTTGTATTAACACTCTTCAGATTAGTTTGGCGTTTTAAATCGGGTGTTCCTAGAGAGTTGAATACCCATAAAGCTTGGGAAATTGTCATCGCAAAATTAGTGCATTGGTATTTATACGCCGCGATTATTTCAATGTTTTTCAGTGGCTATCTCATCACCACTGCAAAAGGGCAAAGCCTCGAAATATTTTGGTCTCTGTCGATTCCGGCGGTGATTACGGGGGTGGACTCTCTGGAATATGTTGCAGAGGAAGTTCATGAAGTCAGCGCCTATTCAATTATCGCGATAGCGGCACTCCATGCCTTAGCCGCTCTGAAGCACCACTTTTTGGATAAGGACATGACACTCAAGCGTATGCTAGGGAAGGGCATGCCACGGAATTAA